GAATTCGCATTAAGGGCGAGGTTCGCGTATTGACGGCGCAGGTCCGAACCTCCGGAACGGTTCTTTCTCTCATCCCATTTGGTCTGACTTTGATCCTCTGGTTCCTCAATCCGGATTATCTTTTATCCATCACCGACCGGGGAATGTTGTGCGCAGGCATAATCATCTGTGTCGTTCTCGGTTTGATCTTTTCCGGTTATTTCGTCATGATGAGAATTGCGGATATCGAGGTATAGCATGGAATTGGGAACCATCATTGCGATCGTAATCGTCCTGGCCATTATCGGGGGAATCGGATTCGTGGTGGTGATCGGGGCGCGCCTCGCCCGCCAGGTGCAGGGCGAAGAATCCGACCCGGTCCTTGCGCGCCTGGCGGAAGCGACCCAGCGCGGCGAAAACGTTTCGCTCGAAGACATCGAACTTCAGCAGCCTTTCATGGAGCGTGTCGTCATCCCTATCGTAAAGCGGGTTGGCGATATCTCCGCCCGCTTTACCCCGGAGAAACTTCTGCAGGAAACGACACTCAAACTTGAACTGGCTGGGAATCCGGGACGGATCGACGCGGCGACGTTTCTGGCAACCCGTTTTGTCGGCGCTGCCTTGTTTGGCGGCCTCTTGACATTGATATCGAACCTGCCCCAGGTGACGTGGCCCACCGGGCGCATCATCCTTGTCGTTGGTTTGTTCACCGTCCTCGGTTTTTTCTTTCCCCAGATGTGGCTTTCGAGCCGGATCACCCGCAGACAAAACGAGGTTCGGAAAGCGCTTCCTGACGCGCTTGACCTGCTCACGATATGCGTGGAGGCGGGTTTGGGTTTCGAGGCAGCGATGTCTAAAGTGGCGGACAAGTGGGAGAACGAACTGTCCATCATGTTTGGCAGGTGTATCCGTGAGATCCAACTTGGAAAAACGCAGCGCGAAGCCCTGCGCGACATGGCTGACCGGATCGGCTTGACGGAATTGACCAGTTTCGTGGCTGCTGTCATCCAAAGCCAGCTTCTCGGTGTGAGCATGGCGAAAGTCCTGCGTATTCAGTCCGACCAGATGAGGTTGAAGCGGCGTCAACGAGCCGAGGAGCAGGCACATCAAGCGCCTGTGAAAATGATCATCCCAATGGCTTTGCTGACCTTTCCTTCGATCATGATCATTCTCATGGCTCCCGCTGCCTTTCAGATCGCGGAGGCGTTCGCTCCGTTCATCGGGCCCTAGACATCGGCCTGGTCCAAAATACACTAACCTTGTTATCTTGGTAGGGTCCTTTGGAGAACTGGAAATACAAGGCGTATCGTACTATCTGGAATTCACTCGACCTGCTATTCCCGCCTGAATGTGGCGGCTGCGGGAAGGCAGGCTCACGCTGGTGCCTGGATTGCCAGCGGAAGGTAAAAATACTGAACGGAATACTATGCGACGTATGCGGTTTGCCCCAGGAAAAGGCAGGGACATGCGCAACCTGCCTGGCGCGCAAACCGTATTTTCGTTCCCTGAGAGCCTGGGCGGAATTCGAAGAACCGCTTCGTTCGGCACTGCATAAATTGAAATACCGGCGAGATCTTTCAATGGGCGACGCAATTGCAGCGCACATGTTGACCTTTGTGCGCGGACTGAATTGGAACGCCGATTTGATAATTCCCATCCCGCTTGGGAAACAACGATTGCGGGAAAGGGGATATAATCAGGTTGCCATGATTGCAAAACCGCTTGCCATGGGTTTGGGGGTAGACTACTCTTCAAACGCGTTGGTGCGAAAAAAAGAAACGCGTTCGCAGGTGGGATTGAGCAGGGAGGAGAGGCAAAAAAATGTGAGCGGAGCCTTCCAGGCAAACGCGGGGGTAAACGGGAAAATCGTCCTAATCATCGATGATGTTTCGACAACCGGTTCGACTCTGTCCTCCGGCGCGGAGACGCTATATGCCTCCGGTGCCCGGGACGTATTTGCGTTGACGATCGCGCGCGCAATGCCCCATCACGGCTTGGGAATCGCGTAGCGTGTTTGTGTTTGTAACTTAACAACCCAAAAAGGAGCTTCTTATGTCCAATAAAGTGGAAGTTCAGACACGTCACATCCGTTTAACGGAACGGATCGAGGAATACGTCACGAAAAAGGCCGGAAACCTCGATCACTACCTGCCGGCCATCGACGAAGCCCGCGTGGAGTTGTCGCACCATAAGGCGGCGCGCGATGCCAAGGACAGGAACGTCGCCCAGGTGACGGTTTTCGGTAAGGGTTTCACGTTCCGTTCCGAGGAACGCGCGGACGAAGCGCTTGCCGCCTTCGATATGGCGATCGACAATCTCCAGCGCCAGATCGAGAAATACAAGGGGAAGAAATATCACGGGCGCGGGGATGGACGTTCCGCGGCGGAGGTCGCGGACGACATCATCGACGATGAAACAGGGGAGCTCTCGCCGCTGTTTGCCAAACGGAAGAAATTCGTGCTTTATCCAATGTCCGAGGATGAGGCGCTGGTGCAGATGCGCAACCTTGGTCATGATAATTTCTTCATCTTTTACAATGCTGAGACAAGCAAGATCAATGTGCTGTACCGCAGGCGCAATGGGAGTTACGGCTTGATCGAGCCGGAACTCGGGTAAAATCTTAATAATCAAAAACGGGCTGACGAAGATCAGTCCGTTTTTGATTTGGTATTAAACTTTGACTCCAGTAGGATGAAACATGCCAGGAGCGCGATCCATGCAAGGACTTGTTCGCCCCGATATCTTTCGAAGAATACAGAGTAATTCGCGCGAAAGGCTTGCAGGAAAAGTTGAGAGAGAGCCGTCAGTGCGGCGAAGGTTAAGAAGGGAAAGCCGGGGTGTGGAATTGGTTTGAAGCGCCAGACCAGAATCAGGATCAGGAGCGAGGCGAGCGTTTCATAGATCTGGGTTGGATGCCGGGTCGCGTTCCAAAGTTCGAT
This portion of the Anaerolineales bacterium genome encodes:
- the raiA gene encoding ribosome-associated translation inhibitor RaiA, encoding MSNKVEVQTRHIRLTERIEEYVTKKAGNLDHYLPAIDEARVELSHHKAARDAKDRNVAQVTVFGKGFTFRSEERADEALAAFDMAIDNLQRQIEKYKGKKYHGRGDGRSAAEVADDIIDDETGELSPLFAKRKKFVLYPMSEDEALVQMRNLGHDNFFIFYNAETSKINVLYRRRNGSYGLIEPELG
- a CDS encoding type II secretion system F family protein; amino-acid sequence: MELGTIIAIVIVLAIIGGIGFVVVIGARLARQVQGEESDPVLARLAEATQRGENVSLEDIELQQPFMERVVIPIVKRVGDISARFTPEKLLQETTLKLELAGNPGRIDAATFLATRFVGAALFGGLLTLISNLPQVTWPTGRIILVVGLFTVLGFFFPQMWLSSRITRRQNEVRKALPDALDLLTICVEAGLGFEAAMSKVADKWENELSIMFGRCIREIQLGKTQREALRDMADRIGLTELTSFVAAVIQSQLLGVSMAKVLRIQSDQMRLKRRQRAEEQAHQAPVKMIIPMALLTFPSIMIILMAPAAFQIAEAFAPFIGP
- a CDS encoding ComF family protein, with amino-acid sequence MENWKYKAYRTIWNSLDLLFPPECGGCGKAGSRWCLDCQRKVKILNGILCDVCGLPQEKAGTCATCLARKPYFRSLRAWAEFEEPLRSALHKLKYRRDLSMGDAIAAHMLTFVRGLNWNADLIIPIPLGKQRLRERGYNQVAMIAKPLAMGLGVDYSSNALVRKKETRSQVGLSREERQKNVSGAFQANAGVNGKIVLIIDDVSTTGSTLSSGAETLYASGARDVFALTIARAMPHHGLGIA